One Candidatus Limnocylindrales bacterium genomic window carries:
- the yajC gene encoding preprotein translocase subunit YajC, producing MLSAPELALEMNAPPAVELVLAQAPGADAFTQLIPLVLILGVFYFLLIRPQQQKAREHEQMLADLAIGDRVVTNGGIYGKIVELRENDVSLEISGSPRVVVQQDRSKIAAVDKAGRKKKED from the coding sequence ATGCTTAGCGCGCCAGAGCTGGCCCTGGAGATGAATGCGCCGCCAGCCGTCGAGCTGGTGCTGGCCCAGGCGCCCGGCGCAGATGCCTTCACGCAGCTCATCCCGCTCGTCCTCATTCTCGGCGTCTTCTATTTCCTGCTCATTCGCCCGCAGCAGCAAAAAGCCCGAGAGCACGAGCAGATGCTGGCGGACCTGGCCATCGGCGACCGCGTCGTCACCAACGGCGGCATCTACGGCAAGATCGTCGAGCTGCGCGAGAACGACGTCAGCCTGGAGATCAGCGGCTCGCCGCGCGTGGTCGTCCAGCAGGATCGGAGCAAGATCGCCGCCGTGGACAAGGCCGGCCGCAAGAAGAAGGAGGACTGA